The DNA region ATATATAGCCTAAAAGTTCCTAGATGGATTTTTTTCCATAACTGGCTGACCAATCGCTGGCAAAGTCATCCACTGCCTTTTCAATAGCTGGCATAGCGAAAGCTGCTTCAAATATATCTACACCTGCTGTAACAGCCTGTGCACCGTGCGCAAATGCTTGATTGACTTGATGAACATTTTTAAATGAAGCTGCCAGGATTTTACTTTTCGAACAATCTCGATCAATAGCCTCTGCTAGTTGAGCAATAACTGCATTCGAATCAATGTTCAGATTCGCCATACGATTATAATAGGGCGCTAAGTAATCTGCACCAGCTTCAATAGCCAACAAACCTTGAAAAACACTGTAGATGGCCGTTGCTGTAATCTTATACCCTTCTGCTTTCAAGATTTTCATAGCAGCTAAGCCAGCAGATGTTACTGGAACCTTAATATAGACATTTTCTGGTGCCAACTCACGAATTTTTTTAGCATCTGCCAAAATACCTTCGTAATCTTTTGCCACAACTTGTACATGCAGTGAAGCTGTTGGTCCGATTAGATCACGAATAAGGTGCAAATGTCCGAAAAAGTCAATGCCCCCCTCTTTCTTTGCAATGGTCGGGTTTGAGGTCACTCCTGCAAGCGGAAGGACCTGAGCCCATTTTCTTATCTCCTCTATATTGAGGGTATCCAGCATAAATTCCATAATAAGTAACCTCTTTTACAATGTATGTTCTGTACGACCGATAATGTCGTCCTGCGTTGCTCTAGACAGTACATTGAAGAACGCTGAATAACCCGCCACACGGACAATCAGGTCACGGTGTTTTTCAGGATGCAACTGCGCATCAATCAAGGTTTCTCTAGAGACAACGTTGTATTGAATATGATAACCATGCAAGCGGTTAAAAAATGTCCGCAGTAGAGCAATCAATTTTTGTTTATCTTCTTCTTTTGCAAGAGTTTGTGGATTAACTTTCTGATTGAGCAAAACTCCTCCAACAATTTCATGTGTTGGTAATTTTGCAACAGACTTCAAAACGGATGTTGGTCCATTTTTATCCATATTATGAGATGGTGAGCAACCTTCTGCAAGTGGAGTCCCTGCATTCCGTCCGTCTGGAGTCGCTAGCGTGCCACGACCTTGTCCCACATTTGCAGAAATAGATGATGTACCTGAATAGCGAATACCACCAATAGGCCCCCTGCCAAAACGAGTATTTGGATACTTAGCAATCTCATCAATATAGATATCATAAGCTGCTGTCACCAACTGGTCTGCATAATCATCATCGTTACCATATTTTGGTGCATCCTCAATCAACATCTCTTGGATTTCTTTACCACGCTCACCAGCATAATCTGTTTCCAAAGCATACCACAACTCCTCTGGGGTCAGCCTTTCTTCTTCAAAGACCAGTTTCTTGATGGCTGCTAGAGAGTCAGATAAATTAGCAATACCAACCTGCAAACCTGAAATATAATCGTAAATCGCTCCGCCTTCTTTCAAATGCTTGCCGCGACCAATGCAGTCATCTGTAAGGGCGGAGCACAGGATATCTGGTACCTCTCTTTCCAGAGCAAGGTCAATTGCATTTTCTACAATAACACTCATACGTGTCAAGTGGCGGAGGGTTTCTTCCCAAGCAGCTTGCAACTCTTCAAAAGATTTCATATCTTTGAAGTGGCCAAAGGCAGGAGCAAAGCGTTTCCCAGATGCCGGATCAATACCATTATTCATGGCAATCAACAATACTTTCGGGAAGTTCATGTAGCTCATCCCTGTACAACGATAGCCCCATTTCCCCGGAACTGCTGTTTCTACACAGCCAATGGCACTGTAATCATAGGCATCTTCTTCCAAGACACCTTTGTCGATAAAGGATGGAATGATAATCTCATCGTTATTAAAAGCTGGCATACCAAAGCCAAGTTTCATTACTTCTATACATTCATTCATGAAGCGAGCATCCAGACCTGCATGATAGCGAACCGTTAAGTTTGGTTGTGGTAAATGCGTTTGGGCAACAGACTTCAATACCAGATAAGAAAGAGGATTGACCGCATCCTTCTTATCACGTGTCTGTCCGCCAATTGTGACATTTTGATACAACGGACTACCTGCAGATGAGAAGGTGTGGGACTGACTGCGAACCTTGTTGATAGTGATGGTCTTAATCCACAAGTTGGTCAAGCGTTCAACAATACTATCTTCTGTTTCACGACCTGCTTCCAAATCTGCTTTTACATAAGGATACATGTACTGATCAAACCGTCCATAAGATAGAGAATGTCCATTTGACTCAATTTGTAAGATACACTGAATAAACCAGACGGATTGTACCGCCTCTGCAAAGGTCTCAGCAGGCTCATATGGAACTTTAGAGCAAATGCGTGCAATTTCCAACAGCTCCTCACGGCGTTTAGCTGTCGGTGCTTTTTCTGCTAATGCTGTCGCCAAGGTAACAAAACGATCTGCGTAGGCCTTTACAGCTTTAATGATGATGAAAATAGAGTCATAAAAGTGATACTTATCAATACTTGCCGGATCTGTCAAGTCAAGGTTTGACTTCGCTTTATGCACCCGTTCTTCAAAACCACGCAAACCCTGTTCTAATACTTTTTGGTAATTGACAGCCAAGTGCGCATCACCTGAGTTCATCTTACCTTCCATACCAAAGAAGCCAGTTTCCATATACACCTGAACCTCTTCTGGAAGTAGAACCCCAGCTCGTGATCGAAGATTGTTCTTTTCCCAGAATGGCGCAATATTTCGTAACTGCTCCTTGGTTTCTTCCGTAATATAGAAGACATCCCCATCCCGTTTTTCAAATAAATCCAATTCATTCAAAACAAATTCCAAGGTATACTCAGGGAAAATCGGAGCATCTTTGTTGGAAGAAGCTTGGTTTCCTACAATCAAACTTTCTTCTTCAATGTAGAGCGTCATGTTCTCCAATATTTCCTTGAGCATGTAAGCTCTTTTTAACACATTAGGCTTTTCTCTATGCTCTTGATAAGCTCTTGTTGCTAGAACAGCTCGTTCTGCATCAATATAAGGTTTTTTATCAAGAACATCTTCTCTGTATTTGTTCATCCGATCTGTCAGACTTCCAAAATACTCTGTTTTAATGCTGGTGCTAGCTACTTCAGTTACTGTTTTCATAGTTTTATCCTTTCTTTAGAAACAGTATTTAGTTTCGTTTGTAAGAATAGTATACTCTGTAATAGAGCCTATTGTCAATTATAGTTAGTTAAAGCTAGGATTTCTGAGGCAACTTGCACATTCTTGCAAACTTTTTAAGTAGCATTCTTGGCTAAACTGCTTCTTTCGTCTCATTATCACAAGCTATCTTATCTTGAATCTTAAAGAATGGAAAATAAACAAGTGTTGATACTGCTAAAATAAGAATCTGAACAACCGCTCCCTGCCAGCCACCAACCATAAAACCAGAGATGATGGCAGGAGTGGACCAAGGCAAGGTGACACCTGAGAATGGCTGCATAAAGCCAATTGAAATAGCACCATAGACAATGAAGGCTGCCAAGATTGGCACCAAGACAAACGGCAAGAACATCACCGGATTCATCACAATTGGGAAGCCAAATACAACCGGTTCATTCACATTAAAGAGTGCAGGAAAAGCTGCTACTTTACCGAGTGCTTTATACTGTTTTGACTTCGCTGCAAATAACATGGAAAACACGATACCAAACGTAATACCTGAACCTGACATAATCAAAAAACTATCTAAAAACTGCTGGGTCACAATATGAGCTCCATTTTCTAAAGATAGCTTATCTGCTGCTAGAAGAGCCTTATTAGCATCAAGGTTTGATAGAAGCAAAGCGGTAACAACACCATTCACAACTGACTGTCCGTGTACACCAAACCACCATAGGAAAGAAATGAAGAAGGCAATCCCGATGGCACCTGGCAATGAACCTGTTAGCCCTTGAAGAGGCACTTGGATTACATCGTAAATCATTTCAATGAAAGTACCACCATTTGTCACTATCTTAGAAATGATATAGACAATCATAGACAATGAGAATATAACAAAGGCAGGGATCATCGCCTCAAACTGTTTAGCAATCGCCTGAGGTACTTGTTCAGGCATTTTAATAACAATATGACGCTGAATAAAGGTCGTATAAATAGCACCTACTACCAATCCGATGATAATTGCACCGATAATCCCCTGACCACCAAACCAAACTTTTGCAACAGCATCACTAATAGGTTCACCGATTGCTGGAACATAAGAGGATTTCAAAAGAATAAAGAATGAAGAAACTGATAGCACACCGGCTGGAAGCGGTTCTACACCACTATTTTTCGCATAAGAGTAACCGATTGCAAAACAAGAAATCAAACCCATGATTGCAAATGTTCCACTATAAACCTGCATGAAAGGCTCTGTCCAATTAGGACCAAATAAAGAAGCAATTGCAGCATTCAAATCTGCAAAAGGTAATTGCCCTAAAATCAAGAAAATACTACCAACAACTGTCAAAGGCAAGATGGCTAACATACCATCTTTTAGAGCAATAATTCCTTTCATATTTACAAATTTCATGATTGGGACAATAATTTTTTGTGTATCAATTTTGGACATGACCATACTCCTTTATGAAACCATGCTGAGCGCTAATTGCAGAACTTTTTTACCATCCAACATACCGTAGTCTGCCATTGGAATTACGGCAATCGGAATCTGTTTCTCATCGCAGAGAGCTTTTGATTTATCAAGTGTATAAGCCACCTGCGGGCCCAACAAAGCAATGTCAATTTTATCAAGGTAATCTGCAATTTTCCCTTGAGAGTGTGCAGTAATTTCAACCTCCACACCAGCATCCGCTGCAGCAATTTTCATGTTGTTGACCAACATACCTGTAGAAAAGCCAGCAGCACAAAAAAGAGCAATTTTAACCATTTCGGTTTCCTCCTAAATATAAAATATATTTTGTTTTAATTAACTTTTTGTAGTTCTTTTCTCAAATCAATAATTTCTTTAATTAAATTGATTTCCGTAATGGATGTCATCAAATGGTCTTGAGAGTGGACAAATAAGGCAGTAATATCTGATTTTGAACCTCCTGCTTCTTGTGCAAGGAACTTGGTTTGCATATTGTGAGCTTCCAATAGTGCTGCATCTGCAAGTCTCAATTCTTCTTCAGCCCCTTCCTCCTCACCAGCTTTGACAAGTGAAAGAGCTTGATAGGCATGACTCTTTGCATCTCCAGCATAAATAATCAATCCCATGATCAATTGATCAGCAACAATCATTTCCATTGTTTTTTCCTCCAACTTGTTTTATTTGTAAGTAAATATTTTTCTTTCGTAACCAAATCATATCATTTTCTATAAATGGAGTAAACATATTTATGGAACATTTTCTGTTTTTATATATTTACGCACTTTTGTGCAATATTAAGTAATTAAAAAACACCCAAATCACATCTATAGTTGATTTAGGTGTTTTAAAGGTTACTCTTGCCTACTACTCCAACTGAAAGTTGGAAGCTTGATCAAGTTCCAAAACTTTCACTATTGTTCGTTCATCTGTCACCAAATGATGAATATATCCAGCACGTAAAACCGCTAGAATAGCTTGAGCTTTTTGATCTCCGTATGCCAACGCCATCGTGTCTGGAACCTCTTTCAAATCTTCTAAGGATATAGCAATGGTTCTTTTTTGCAAATCTTCAACAACTTGTTTCCCCTGTTGGTCAAAACAACGACAACAAGTTTCACCAACTGCTTTTTCAACTGATAATTGCTGGAAATCGTCCGCTGTCAACATATCTAACCACTGGCGATTTTTTTCATCAACCCCACCGCCAATTCCTACTACTGCAACATCCAACTGTTTCCAATCTGCCCGTAATTCCTCAAAATATTTAGAAGACAGAATACCATTAGCAAGTTCTTGATTTTCTTGAATGATAGTTGCATTGATAAAACGACATTCTCCGCGAAATTTGCTAGCCATGTTATAAATCAAGGTATTGACATGATAACGTGCGTGAATATGACTAGGCCCACCAGCAATAGGAACAAACTTGACTCCTTTCATGCGATGATGCCCGATTTTATCTACGATAAGACTAAGACTTCTTCCCCATGAAAATCCAACCTTCTTCTCATCATCAATCAGATTGGTTAGCATATCCGCAGCTGCTTGAGCCAAGCGATTTTCCAGATCAAACAGATCCTCATCTGTACTATTTTCAACCAGTTCAAGGCCTTTCAGACCATACCTATTCTGCACATACTTCTCTAGTTGATAAAGCCGCCTATCAAAATCTTGAATTTCAATCTTTACAATACCTTCCGACTTAGCCTTGGTCAGCATTCTACTGACCGTTGTTCGATAAATCCCTGTTTCAGTAGCAATTTCTGCCTGACTTTTTCCCTCTACATAATAAAGATAGGCGATTTTGGCTAGCTGCCTTCTTTTTTCTTGTTTCATCCTACCCTCGCACTAAACTATTGTTACCTTTACATGAGCTTGCTGTAATTCAGTTAGGACTGTTTCGGTGATAGAAGTATCTGTAATCACCTGCGCAACTTGACTCAAGCTAAATCTATGTACGGTTCCACGCTTTGTAAATTTACTAGCATCTGTCAGGACAATCATCTCTTCAGCAACCTCTGACATATATTGAACAACTTCACTCCGCATTAAATTCTTTCCAGTGAAGCCATGCTCGCTATCAAAACCATCTGCTCCTACAAAAGCTTTGTCAACATGGAAAAACTGAATCATTTTACGCAAGAGTGGCCCAACCGTCACTTGAGAATCTTTCTGAAATTCCCCACCTAGTAAAATAATCTGACAGCTATCATATTGTCGTACGAAATTCGCGATAAAATATGAATTTGTAATAATGGTGACATTCCTCTTGGTTTTACAAATCTCCTCAGCTAAAAGTGCACAAGTCGAACCAGACTCTATCATTATCGTATCGTTATCTGCAACCAAGTTAGAAGCTTCCTTAGCAATGCGTTTTTTCACATCATAGCGAAAAGACATACGAATATTGAGATCATCTCCACTATTTAAAACAGCATAACCATGCTCTCTCCGCAATAATCCTTTCGATTCTAGCTTATCTAAATCCTTACGGATGGTCACCTTAGAAACTTCCAACTGCTCTGCCAAACTGTTAACATCAATTTTCTCATGCTGTGATACTAACTGTATAATTTTATCTAAACGTTCCATTTTTATCACCTCATATTCATTCTACCAAATTTTTGCTCTTTTTCAACTATTAGCAGTCTTTTTGTTACGTTCGTAATTGTAAAACTTTCTTTTATGTGATAAAATCAAATTAAATCGAAAAGGAGTACGTCATGAACATAAGAAAAGGTATTATTTTTAACATCCAGCATTTTTCCCTCCATGATGGACCCGGTATTCGGACAACTGTTTTCTTAAAGGGTTGTCCCTTACACTGTCCTTGGTGTGCAAACCCAGAATCTCAAAAGCGAAAACCCGAGCCTATGTTAGATGCTATTAGTAAAAAAACAACTATCATGGGAGAGGAAAAGACAGTTGACGACATTATGATAGAGGTCATGAAAGATATTGATTTCTATGAAGAATCTGGAGGTGGTTTAACACTTTCTGGTGGAGAAATTTTTGCCCAGTACGAATTTGCTAAAGCCATTCTAAAAGAGGCAAAGTCACACGGTCTTCATACTGCTATTGAAACAACTGCCTTTGTTGAGCACCATAAGTTTGTTGATCTCATTCAATACGTTGACTTTATTTACACAGATTTGAAACACTATGATACTATATCCCATCGGAAAGTAACTGGGGTCAATAATAATCTTATCATCCAAAATATCCAATATGCCTTTTCTAGTGGAAAAGAAATTGTCCTTCGCATTCCTGTTATCCCTGAGTTCAATAACTCATTAGAAGATGCCGAAGAATTTGCTCAGCTCTTCAATCAACTCAATATAGACAAAGTTCAACTCCTCCCTTTCCATCAATTTGGTGAAAACAAATATAAGCTCTTACATCGTACATATAGTATGTCTAATGTTAAAGCTCTTCATCCTGAGGAATTGAAGGAATACCAATCTATCTTCATAAAGCACAATATCAACTGTTACTTCTAGCAGTTAGGATGGAAAAATTACCATTCTACTACCTTGATACACTGCATCATCCTTGCTGGTCAAATCTTTCTCAATAAAAAAAAGCCCACCTAAAAGGTGGAACGGGGCATCGTATCCGATGAGAACAGAAGGTTCACACAACTATTCAAGGTCCGCTCCTGCGTTTCAATTAAATGAAGACCTCCCCAGCGTCGAACATGACAAAGTCACTATTCGGCTCATCGCATAAAATCATTTTATCATATCTCAAGATGGTTGTAAACTAAACTGATCTCTAAAATATCATCTGCTTATTTGATTACTACCTATTTTCCATATTGATGACATGTCCGTTATCATAGTCACAGGTTTATCTAAATATATTTGGAAGCCTCACGAATCGAAAGACTTGCCATCTGATTACGGTACTTATTGATAAACATCCGTACCCAATCGGGATTCGTTTTGGAATAATCTCGCAGACTCCAACCGATTGCCTTATTGATAAAAAATTCTGTTTGGTTGAGATTGTTGACAAGGATCTGTTCCAAAAGTTCTGTATCTGTATTCTCCTTTTCCAGTAACTGATGGTCAATCGCAAGCCGTCTCAACCAGAAATCATCATCCACACTCCAATCCAAAATAACCGTTTTAGCCTCTGGATGATTCAAAACAATCTTTCCGACCAGTTTGTCTAGTCCATCAATACTATCCCACCAAGATTTAGTTTGAGCCAATTTTTTTAAACGTGGTAAATCCTTCAGGGCTAGATCCTTCTTTTTTATCACCAAATAGTCAATCGCCACATATTGAAATTCACGATAAGGCTTGTCCCAACAAGCCTCTACAAAATCCCAATCAATCCCTTGACTCTTGTTTTTTTTAAACAATTCCCTTGTAACCTTGCGGCGATCTGGCGTGCGGACACCTAGGAAATCAAAATTGTTTTTCATATACGCTCTCATCGGCTGAACCTGATGAAAATCCGCAACAGCCAGTAACTGCTCTTCTAATTCTGCAATATTCATTTTACATTCCTTTTTGTAGTTTTTGTCTGTGCAGGGTACTTCTTTGTTTTTGGGCGACCAGCTGAAACAGTCTAACCCCAGACTGTATGGGCGCTTCCTTATTTTCGGGCGACCAGCTGAAACAGTCTAACCCCAGACTGTATGGGCGCTTCCCTATTTTCGGGCGACCAGCTGAAACAGTCTAACCCCAGACTGTTTCAGTCCTCCACCAACGATTTTTGAAGCCAGACAATATCATGCCAGTTCCCAAACTTATAACCGACTTTCTTTAAATGAGCTACCTGTTTATAGCCCATTTTTTCATGTAGAGCAAGAGAAGCAGGATTAGGTAGGGATATACAAGCCAAGAAATTCTTAAAACCACGCGCAATTAGCTCTTTCTCCAAGTGACTATAAAGCAAATTTCCAATTCCCTGACCACGTGCCTTTTGACTAATATAGATTGACAACTCAACAGTCCAATCATAAGCTGCACGAGGGTAGTAAGTTGAAGCGTAAGCATAACCTAAGATTCTACCTTCCTCTTCCGCTACTAGATAAGGAAATTTTTCCAAAATCTTCTCTATCCGATCTGCAAATTCGGTAGCTGTAGGAACTTGCGTTTCAAAGGTAATAACTGTTTCTTCAACATAAGGAGAATAAATAGCAACCAGCTCTTCTACATCAGATGGTCGTACTGAACGAATTTCAATCATTTATTTCTCCAACAATGCACGATCATAAATCGTATAATCACAACGATAAATAATCAATCGCTTGCCATCAATCAATAATTCAGATGTTTTGGGTGCATCTGAAGCGTATAAAGACACCTTATCACCTGCGTAAGTCGCAAGCGGTGTCCCATTTTGCGAACGAATCAAAACAACCTTTGCCTTTCCTGTAAAATCATTTTGTAGGCTAGATACCATTCGATTAACAAGGGGAATTGCACGGTCGTAATTAGCAATGTTCACCGTGGTCTGATACTTGGCATATAGGTCTTCTAAACCTTCTTCTGCTGCAATCAATGACGAACCTACGTGATCAATCTCATATTTTCCAAGTGTTACTTTCAAAACAGAAGAGTCTGCCTTCGAGTTCCCTTCCCTATCAACAGAATCAAATTCTGCATTCCTTGAAATGGAGAGAGACTTACCAGCCATCTCGTCAATCAATTGGGAATTTTCATCAAAAGTTCGAACTGTCATCTCCAGACCAATCCACTCTTCCTTTGTATTCTTCCACCAGTTGGAGATAGATTGACAAGCTGATAAACTTATCAGGCACAGACTAAAGACTGTTAACACAGCCAACTTCTTTTTCAGTTTCATATAACACCTCCCAAGTGTGATACCTTATTGTATCATGGAACAAGAAAAAATTCCAAATCCAGTAACTCCTATAATGAGAGACACATCCAAACAACAAGGGTCTAAAATATAGTGTTATAATTATGTACAAAGCTTTTCAATTCATCGTCAATTAAATGATATTTTAGCTAGCATCATCGTCTTATTTAATTTAGAAAAATAATGCAAAAAAACGCACTCCAAACTTTGACGAGTAAGGATTACGGTTTTACTATTTTTTACTCTACTAACTTTGCGTCAGCATTGAGAAGAGGCAAATTCCAGTAGGATTTTACAAGAGTTGACAGCTTTCCTTTAAAAGATAATTAGCACAAAATCTTCTTTAGAAATTGAACACATCATTCAAATTCTCAGCCATGGTTGGATGGGTAAAGATTTGCGTTTTAAAATATGTATACGGAATCTTGTTATCAATTGCCATAGCAATTAAATTTATCAATTCCTCCGAATTGCGACCAAAAAGGGTCGCTCCCAGAACCAGCTTAGTTTCCTTATCAACAATTACCTTGAAGATCCCCTTTAAATCATTGTTGACATGGGCGCGTGGCATATTGATTACTGGAAGCTCATTGGTAATATAGTCATATCCTGCTTCTTTAGCCTCATTCTCCGTCAGACCAACACGTGAGAGAACCGGTGTGATGAAGACGCTCGTTGGAATAGACTTACGCTGACTTAGACAATAGTTACCAGTGCCAGTTAACTTACCAAAGACAATACGAAAATCATCTAGAGAAGTATAGGTGAATTGTGGACCACCGTTGACATCTCCAACAGCATAGACACCTGATACAGTCGTTTCACAGTAGTCATCCACTTTGATGGCTCCATTTTCTGACACGGCAATGGTAGTATTCTCCAAACCCAAGTCAGCGGTATTTGGCACACGTCCTGTTGCATAGAGGACTGCATCAAAGACGGTTTCTTCCCCCTTAATCGTCACAGCGACCTGTTCTCCTTTTGCTTCCACTCGCTCAATGCGTGCATTCATCTCAAAAGTCACACCGGCCTCTTCCATGTATTCTTTTGCTAATTTAGCGACTACTTCTTCTTCCTTTGGCAAAATGGTAGGACTAGCTTCATATACCGTTACCTGACTGCCTAACTTGTTATAAAGTCCGGCAAATTCTAAACCAATATTTCCGCCACCAATAATAGCTAGTTTATCAGGGCACGTTTTTAAGTTCTGGATGCCTGTACTATCATAAACATGGGGCGTATCAAGCAATCCAGGAATCGGAAGAACGCGAGATTTAGCACCCGTATTGATAACAATAGTTTCTGCGGTCAACTGAATTGATTCACTTCCTGCAGACACTTCCACAATCTTATCTGCCACAAAACGAGCATGACCTTGGTAGAGATTTGCACCACTACCTTTTAAAACCGCTTCATTTTTATTACGCAGTCGAGTGGTAACCGTTTCTTTTTGATCCATAACCTGCTCAAAAGTCCAATTTTTATCCGCAGCTACTAAAAGTGTCTTGGTGGGAATACACCCAATATTGATACAAGTGCCACCAAACATTGCAGGATTTTCCTCAACCAGAGCGACCTTTTTGCCTGCCGCCGCTAACTTACCTGCTAGAGTCTTACCAGCTTTACCAAAGCCAATTACTAATAAGTCATATTGTTTCATACTATATTCCTCTTGTAATCTATTTTATTACTCAGTGTATCACAAACGGATATTTTTAGCACAATTCTGCTACGGTAAAGACTAGAGGGGCAAAAAGACTGCTAGAACAGACCAATGGCTACTCCATTCTCTGCCACATCCATATTGAGAGCAGCAGGGGCTTTGGGAAGTCCTGGCATCGTCATAACATCACCTGTTAGTGCGACAATAAAACCAGCTCCCAATTTGGGAACAAACTCGCGTACAGTAATATCGAAATCAGTCGGAGCACCAAGAGCGAATGGATCATCCGAAAAACTGTATTGCGTTTTAGCCATACAGACCGGTAAGAAGTCCCAGCCATTCTTAGCAAATTCAACCAATTGGTTACGCGCTTTCTTCTCAAAAACAACACCTGAACCACCGTAGATTTCTGTAACAATCTTGGTCACTTTTTCTTCCAGACTATCTTCTAATTTGTAGAGCCCCTGATAGCTAGCAATCTGATTGTCAATAGTTGCAACAACTGTCTCAGCTAATTCGACACCTCCATCAGCACCATTTGCCCAAACACTAGCCAGTTCAACAGGCACACCGATTTCTTCACAAAGTGCTTTTAAGGTCATAATTTCATCTTCTGTATCTGATACAAATTCATTGATAGCAACCACTGCTGGAATGCCATATTTCTGTACATTTTCTACATGGCGTTTCAAGTTGACAAAACCAGCTTTTACAGCTTCTACATTCTCAGTCAAAA from Streptococcus ruminantium includes:
- a CDS encoding fructose-6-phosphate aldolase yields the protein MEFMLDTLNIEEIRKWAQVLPLAGVTSNPTIAKKEGGIDFFGHLHLIRDLIGPTASLHVQVVAKDYEGILADAKKIRELAPENVYIKVPVTSAGLAAMKILKAEGYKITATAIYSVFQGLLAIEAGADYLAPYYNRMANLNIDSNAVIAQLAEAIDRDCSKSKILAASFKNVHQVNQAFAHGAQAVTAGVDIFEAAFAMPAIEKAVDDFASDWSASYGKKSI
- a CDS encoding glycyl radical protein; translated protein: MKTVTEVASTSIKTEYFGSLTDRMNKYREDVLDKKPYIDAERAVLATRAYQEHREKPNVLKRAYMLKEILENMTLYIEEESLIVGNQASSNKDAPIFPEYTLEFVLNELDLFEKRDGDVFYITEETKEQLRNIAPFWEKNNLRSRAGVLLPEEVQVYMETGFFGMEGKMNSGDAHLAVNYQKVLEQGLRGFEERVHKAKSNLDLTDPASIDKYHFYDSIFIIIKAVKAYADRFVTLATALAEKAPTAKRREELLEIARICSKVPYEPAETFAEAVQSVWFIQCILQIESNGHSLSYGRFDQYMYPYVKADLEAGRETEDSIVERLTNLWIKTITINKVRSQSHTFSSAGSPLYQNVTIGGQTRDKKDAVNPLSYLVLKSVAQTHLPQPNLTVRYHAGLDARFMNECIEVMKLGFGMPAFNNDEIIIPSFIDKGVLEEDAYDYSAIGCVETAVPGKWGYRCTGMSYMNFPKVLLIAMNNGIDPASGKRFAPAFGHFKDMKSFEELQAAWEETLRHLTRMSVIVENAIDLALEREVPDILCSALTDDCIGRGKHLKEGGAIYDYISGLQVGIANLSDSLAAIKKLVFEEERLTPEELWYALETDYAGERGKEIQEMLIEDAPKYGNDDDYADQLVTAAYDIYIDEIAKYPNTRFGRGPIGGIRYSGTSSISANVGQGRGTLATPDGRNAGTPLAEGCSPSHNMDKNGPTSVLKSVAKLPTHEIVGGVLLNQKVNPQTLAKEEDKQKLIALLRTFFNRLHGYHIQYNVVSRETLIDAQLHPEKHRDLIVRVAGYSAFFNVLSRATQDDIIGRTEHTL
- a CDS encoding PTS sugar transporter subunit IIC — translated: MSKIDTQKIIVPIMKFVNMKGIIALKDGMLAILPLTVVGSIFLILGQLPFADLNAAIASLFGPNWTEPFMQVYSGTFAIMGLISCFAIGYSYAKNSGVEPLPAGVLSVSSFFILLKSSYVPAIGEPISDAVAKVWFGGQGIIGAIIIGLVVGAIYTTFIQRHIVIKMPEQVPQAIAKQFEAMIPAFVIFSLSMIVYIISKIVTNGGTFIEMIYDVIQVPLQGLTGSLPGAIGIAFFISFLWWFGVHGQSVVNGVVTALLLSNLDANKALLAADKLSLENGAHIVTQQFLDSFLIMSGSGITFGIVFSMLFAAKSKQYKALGKVAAFPALFNVNEPVVFGFPIVMNPVMFLPFVLVPILAAFIVYGAISIGFMQPFSGVTLPWSTPAIISGFMVGGWQGAVVQILILAVSTLVYFPFFKIQDKIACDNETKEAV
- a CDS encoding PTS sugar transporter subunit IIB, whose protein sequence is MVKIALFCAAGFSTGMLVNNMKIAAADAGVEVEITAHSQGKIADYLDKIDIALLGPQVAYTLDKSKALCDEKQIPIAVIPMADYGMLDGKKVLQLALSMVS
- a CDS encoding PTS lactose/cellobiose transporter subunit IIA, producing MEMIVADQLIMGLIIYAGDAKSHAYQALSLVKAGEEEGAEEELRLADAALLEAHNMQTKFLAQEAGGSKSDITALFVHSQDHLMTSITEINLIKEIIDLRKELQKVN
- a CDS encoding sugar-binding transcriptional regulator, which gives rise to MKQEKRRQLAKIAYLYYVEGKSQAEIATETGIYRTTVSRMLTKAKSEGIVKIEIQDFDRRLYQLEKYVQNRYGLKGLELVENSTDEDLFDLENRLAQAAADMLTNLIDDEKKVGFSWGRSLSLIVDKIGHHRMKGVKFVPIAGGPSHIHARYHVNTLIYNMASKFRGECRFINATIIQENQELANGILSSKYFEELRADWKQLDVAVVGIGGGVDEKNRQWLDMLTADDFQQLSVEKAVGETCCRCFDQQGKQVVEDLQKRTIAISLEDLKEVPDTMALAYGDQKAQAILAVLRAGYIHHLVTDERTIVKVLELDQASNFQLE
- a CDS encoding DeoR/GlpR family DNA-binding transcription regulator, which gives rise to MERLDKIIQLVSQHEKIDVNSLAEQLEVSKVTIRKDLDKLESKGLLRREHGYAVLNSGDDLNIRMSFRYDVKKRIAKEASNLVADNDTIMIESGSTCALLAEEICKTKRNVTIITNSYFIANFVRQYDSCQIILLGGEFQKDSQVTVGPLLRKMIQFFHVDKAFVGADGFDSEHGFTGKNLMRSEVVQYMSEVAEEMIVLTDASKFTKRGTVHRFSLSQVAQVITDTSITETVLTELQQAHVKVTIV
- a CDS encoding glycyl-radical enzyme activating protein, whose product is MNIRKGIIFNIQHFSLHDGPGIRTTVFLKGCPLHCPWCANPESQKRKPEPMLDAISKKTTIMGEEKTVDDIMIEVMKDIDFYEESGGGLTLSGGEIFAQYEFAKAILKEAKSHGLHTAIETTAFVEHHKFVDLIQYVDFIYTDLKHYDTISHRKVTGVNNNLIIQNIQYAFSSGKEIVLRIPVIPEFNNSLEDAEEFAQLFNQLNIDKVQLLPFHQFGENKYKLLHRTYSMSNVKALHPEELKEYQSIFIKHNINCYF